The Tripterygium wilfordii isolate XIE 37 chromosome 17, ASM1340144v1, whole genome shotgun sequence genome has a window encoding:
- the LOC119982073 gene encoding proteasome subunit beta type-1-like, whose product MTKQQANWSPYDNNGGSVVAIAGADYCVVAADTRMSTGYSILTREYSKICQLADKSFLASSGFQADVRALQKQLAARHLIYQHQHNKQMSCPAMAQLLSNTLYYKRFFPYYAFNVLGGLDNEGKGCVFTYDAVGSYERVGYSSQGSGSTLIIPFLDNQLKSPSPLLLPAQDAVTPLSEAEAIDLVKTVFASATERDIYTGDKLEIVILNAAGTRREYMELRKD is encoded by the exons ATGACAAAGCAGCAAGCTAATTGGTCTCCCTACGACAACAATGGAGG ATCTGTTGTTGCGATTGCTGGGGCTGATTATTGTGTAGTCGCAGCGGATACAAGAATGTCAACCGGTTACAGTATTCTGACTCGCGAATACTCAAAAATCTGTCAATT AGCGGATAAGTCTTTTTTGGCTTCTTCAGGATTTCAAGCTGATGTGAGAGCCCTACAGAAACAGTTAGCTGCCAGGCACTTG ATATATCAACATCAACACAACAAGCAAATGAGCTGCCCTGCAATGGCGCAACTACTCTCTAACACCTTATACTACAAACGTTTCTTCCCGTACTATGCTTTTAACGTATTAGGTGGTCTTGATAATGAAG GTAAGGGTTGTGTCTTCACTTATGATGCTGTTGGTTCCTATGAGAGGGTTGGATATAGCTCGCAAGGTTCTGGTTCCACACTCATTATCCCCTTTTTGGACAATCAATTGAAGTCTCCCAGTCCACTCCTCTTGCCTGCACAG GATGCTGTAACTCCACTCTCAGAAGCTGAAGCAATTGATTTGGTCAAAACTGTTTTTGCCTCTGCAACTGAGAGAGATATATACACA GGAGACAAGCTGGAAATTGTTATCCTAAATGCTGCTGGTACTCGTCGTGAGTATATGGAACTCCGTAAAGATTGA
- the LOC119982072 gene encoding plant UBX domain-containing protein 7-like — MEGVLCRNDEQALVSSFLEIAIGQTPETAKQFLQATEWRPEEAINLFFSANQSNGNQITASKNVVNDPNQGQLEGWEDDQSVRPPLPVVRQTLYDDSMSNTSSSGDALGGGSVWESDNLASLFRPPSDLMFQGSFEKAKEFASMEDKWLLVNLQSMTEFSSHMLNRDVWANETVSQTIKANFIFWQVYDDAIEGKKVRTYYRLDSAPIVLFIDPITGQKIHCLSGMVQPETLLENLQPLMEGGPRSTHIIKSNSVKVSNDETTLDSNNADEGSTNRPADPSLTEEPTNSPVYPPLSEEPKGDRNRICRVGVRLPDGRRVQRNFLCSDPIQFLWSFCNTQLGEAKTRHFQLKPAMPIGAKRLDYGSKLSFRESGIANSLVMVVIDEA, encoded by the coding sequence ATGGAGGGAGTGCTGTGTAGGAATGATGAGCAGGCGCTAGTGTCGTCTTTTCTCGAGATCGCCATCGGCCAAACACCGGAGACGGCCAAACAGTTTTTGCAGGCAACAGAGTGGAGGCCGGAGGAAGCTATCAATCTGTTCTTTTCTGCGAATCAATCAAACGGAAATCAAATTACTGCATCGAAGAATGTTGTGAACGACCCTAATCAAGGTCAATTAGAAGGTTGGGAAGATGATCAGTCAGTACGTCCTCCCCTGCCAGTGGTGAGGCAGACTCTTTACGATGATTCTATGTCGAATACATCATCATCCGGTGATGCATTGGGAGGTGGTAGTGTTTGGGAAAGTGATAATTTGGCTTCTTTGTTTCGTCCACCTTCCGATTTGATGTTTCAAGGATCTTTCGAGAAGGCGAAAGAATTTGCTTCTATGGAGGACAAATGGCTGCTGGTGAACTTGCAATCGATGACAGAGTTCAGCTCACATATGCTTAATCGGGATGTGTGGGCGAACGAAACAGTTTCACAAACCATCAAAGCCAATTTTATCTTCTGGCAGGTATACGATGATGCAATTGAAGGAAAGAAGGTTCGCACGTACTACCGATTGGATTCTGCTCCTATTGTGCTCTTCATTGACCCAATCACTGGACAGAAAATCCATTGTTTGTCTGGGATGGTGCAGCCGGAAACTTTGTTGGAGAATCTGCAACCACTCATGGAAGGTGGTCCGAGGAGTACTCATATCATAAAATCAAATAGTGTCAAAGTTTCAAATGATGAGACTACGTTAGATTCAAATAATGCCGATGAAGGTTCAACAAATAGGCCTGCCGATCCATCTTTGACTGAAGAACCTACAAATAGCCCTGTCTATCCACCTTTATCTGAAGAACCGAAGGGTGATAGGAATCGTATATGCAGGGTCGGAGTTCGTCTTCCGGATGGACGTAGAGTTCAGAGAAATTTCTTGTGCTCGGATCCCATACAATTTCTTTGGTCATTCTGCAACACTCAATTGGGCGAAGCTAAGACAAGGCATTTTCAACTGAAACCGGCGATGCCAATTGGTGCTAAACGTTTAGATTATGGGTCTAAATTAAGTTTTAGAGAATCAGGCATTGCCAATTCTCTGGTTATGGTAGTTATTGATGAAGCATGA
- the LOC119983020 gene encoding protein cornichon homolog 4-like, giving the protein MADLLGWLLTFLLLISLLGILGFQLMCLTDLEFDYINPYDSTYRANKAIFPEFITHGVLCIVHLVTGHWLMFLLSLPYLLYNVRLYTQRRHLLHVTDIYTNLNWEKTQRLFKLGYILIIFVLSLFWLLWTAGDE; this is encoded by the exons ATGGCGGACCTTCTGGGATGGCTCTTGACCTTCTTGCTCCTCATTTCTCTTCTCGGCATTCTCGGTTTCCAG CTCATGTGCTTGACAGATCTTGAGTTTGATTATATAAATCCGTATGATTCGACATATCGGGCCAACAAGGCTATTTTTCCGGAGTTTATTACGCACGGAGTGTTATGCATTGTCCATCTGGTGACAGGACATTGGCTCATGTTTCTGTTATCCTTGCCATACCTGCTCTACAATGTGAGATT GTACACACAACGACGTCACCTATTACATGTAACTGATATTTATACGAACTTGAATTGGGAAAAGACACAAAGGCTTTTTAAGCTTGGCTACATTCTGATCATCTTTGTGCTATCTTTATTCTG GTTGCTTTGGACTGCTGGAGACGAATAA